From Streptomyces fungicidicus, one genomic window encodes:
- a CDS encoding metal-dependent hydrolase yields the protein MMGPAHSLSGAAAWLGVGAAAAAAGHPMPWPVLLAGALICAGAALAPDLDHKAATISRAFGPVSRWLCEIVDKLSYAVYKATRKPGDPRRSGGHRTLTHTWLWAVLIGSGTAVLAITGGRWAVLAILFVHMVLAIEGLLWRATRGSSSDVLVWLLAATSAWILAGILDQPGSGADWLFTEPGQEYLWLGLPIVLGALVHDIGDALTVSGCPILWPIPVGRKRWYPVGPPKAMRFRAGSWVELKVLMPVFMLLGGVGCAAALNVI from the coding sequence ATGATGGGACCAGCGCACTCACTGTCGGGCGCCGCGGCCTGGCTCGGGGTCGGTGCGGCGGCGGCCGCGGCCGGACACCCCATGCCCTGGCCGGTGCTCCTGGCCGGCGCCCTGATCTGCGCAGGCGCCGCACTCGCCCCGGACCTGGACCACAAGGCGGCCACCATCTCGAGGGCCTTCGGCCCGGTCTCCCGCTGGCTGTGCGAGATCGTCGACAAGCTGTCCTACGCCGTCTACAAGGCCACCAGGAAGCCGGGCGACCCCCGTCGCTCCGGCGGGCACCGCACGCTCACCCACACCTGGCTGTGGGCGGTGCTGATCGGCTCCGGCACGGCGGTCCTGGCGATAACCGGCGGCCGCTGGGCGGTGCTGGCGATCCTCTTCGTGCACATGGTGCTGGCCATCGAGGGCCTGCTGTGGCGGGCGACGCGGGGTTCCAGCAGCGACGTCCTGGTGTGGCTGCTGGCGGCGACCAGCGCCTGGATCCTCGCGGGCATCCTGGACCAGCCGGGCAGCGGCGCCGACTGGCTGTTCACCGAGCCGGGCCAGGAGTACCTGTGGCTGGGCCTGCCGATCGTGCTGGGCGCGCTGGTGCACGACATCGGGGACGCGCTGACCGTCTCCGGCTGCCCGATCCTGTGGCCGATACCGGTGGGCCGCAAGCGCTGGTACCCGGTGGGGCCGCCGAAGGCCATGCGGTTCCGGGCCGGCAGCTGGGTGGAGCTGAAGGTGCTGATGCCGGTGTTCATGCTGCTGGGCGGGGTGGGCTGCGCGGCGGCGCTCAACGTGATCTGA
- a CDS encoding type B 50S ribosomal protein L31 — protein sequence MQQDKHPDYHPVVFRDRAAGYAFLTRSTATSEQTIEWDDGETYPVVEVEISSESHPFYTGKARTVDTEGRVARFERRYGGDAAG from the coding sequence ATGCAGCAGGACAAGCACCCCGACTACCACCCGGTCGTCTTCCGTGACCGCGCCGCGGGTTACGCCTTCCTCACCCGGTCCACCGCGACCAGCGAGCAGACCATCGAGTGGGACGACGGCGAGACCTACCCGGTGGTGGAGGTGGAGATTTCGTCGGAGAGTCACCCCTTCTACACGGGCAAGGCCCGGACCGTGGACACCGAGGGCCGCGTCGCCCGCTTCGAGCGGCGGTACGGCGGTGACGCCGCCGGCTGA
- a CDS encoding MarR family winged helix-turn-helix transcriptional regulator, giving the protein MTAPDPDGLLAEQLLRLTRRVHRIQKRHLERRELGVTPAQSRLLRTLAHYGSPPRMADLAERLEVVPRAVTTLVDGLEANGKVRRVPDPANRRVIRIELTDDGRAALRELRAARRAAAEEILAPLGDEQRAVLGELLDTLIDGTVPSRCGDAPARPV; this is encoded by the coding sequence ATGACCGCCCCCGATCCCGACGGCCTGCTCGCCGAACAGCTGCTTCGGCTGACCCGCCGGGTGCACCGCATCCAGAAGCGCCATCTGGAGCGGCGCGAGCTAGGTGTCACCCCCGCGCAGTCCCGGCTGCTGCGCACTCTCGCGCACTACGGCTCCCCGCCCCGGATGGCCGATCTGGCCGAGCGGCTGGAGGTGGTACCCCGGGCCGTCACCACCCTGGTCGACGGGCTGGAGGCGAACGGCAAGGTGCGGCGGGTGCCGGATCCGGCCAATCGGCGGGTCATCCGGATCGAGCTCACCGACGACGGCCGCGCGGCGCTGCGGGAACTGCGTGCCGCGCGGCGGGCCGCCGCGGAGGAGATCCTGGCCCCGCTGGGCGACGAACAGCGCGCGGTGCTGGGCGAACTGCTGGACACCCTCATCGACGGGACGGTCCCCTCGCGGTGCGGCGACGCGCCCGCCCGCCCCGTGTGA
- a CDS encoding ABC transporter ATP-binding protein → MQIQDLPFPDPGVPDARSGPRFLWWLFRNQLSGQLKSLAWGLLHFASVASLPFCVGVAVQAAVDRSGGRLALAGGLLALACAGNAIGETFLHRAAITNWITAAARVQQLLARKAATLGSALTRRVAAGEVVAVSTGDVEKIGWFVEALSRFTAAAVTIVLVCVGLVVYEPDLGVVVAVGLPVLAVAVLPLLPRATRRADTQREKAGRATELASDTVAGLRVLRGIGGEELFLDRYRRASQEVRHAAVRSARMWSLIAAVQVLLPGLLLITVVWYGVRLAREGRIGVGELVTVYSSVMVLTYPLRHFEEIAMAYSFSRPSAKRAARVLSLARATDTGGSRAAETPAGDLYDPATGLLAPAGRFTAVVCGDPDAAGRLAERLGGHAADKGTSALLGGVPLDELPLDSARRAVLVQDKDPVLLSGTLRELLDVPASGAVAPRDALEAAQCGDVLAALVQGSLGADDPMDARITERGRSLSGGQRQRLALARSLVTDPEVLVLDEPTSAVDSHTEARIAQGVRALRTRRTTVVFTSSPLLLDRAEHVVFLHDGTVAAAGGHRELLRTEPRYRAVVTRETEDEAALAGVPDTAGAPREDGVLHRLDGLEELREIEETA, encoded by the coding sequence ATGCAGATCCAAGACCTTCCGTTTCCCGACCCCGGTGTGCCAGACGCGCGCTCGGGTCCCCGATTCCTGTGGTGGCTCTTCCGGAATCAGCTGTCCGGGCAGCTCAAGTCGCTGGCCTGGGGCCTGCTGCACTTCGCCTCCGTCGCCTCGCTGCCGTTCTGCGTCGGCGTCGCGGTCCAGGCCGCGGTCGACCGCTCCGGCGGCCGGCTCGCGCTGGCCGGCGGCCTGCTGGCACTGGCCTGCGCGGGCAACGCGATCGGTGAGACCTTCCTGCACCGTGCCGCCATCACCAACTGGATCACCGCCGCGGCCCGCGTCCAGCAGCTGCTGGCCCGCAAGGCCGCGACGCTGGGCTCGGCGCTGACCCGGCGCGTCGCCGCGGGGGAGGTCGTGGCGGTGTCCACCGGGGACGTCGAGAAGATCGGCTGGTTCGTGGAGGCGCTCTCGCGGTTCACCGCGGCGGCGGTCACCATCGTGCTGGTCTGCGTGGGCCTGGTCGTCTACGAGCCGGACCTCGGTGTCGTCGTCGCCGTGGGGCTGCCCGTCCTGGCGGTCGCGGTGCTGCCGCTGCTGCCCCGCGCCACCCGGCGGGCGGACACCCAGCGCGAGAAGGCAGGGCGGGCCACCGAGCTCGCCTCGGACACCGTCGCCGGGCTGCGGGTGCTGCGCGGCATCGGCGGCGAGGAACTGTTCCTCGACCGCTACCGCCGCGCATCCCAGGAGGTCCGCCACGCCGCCGTGCGCAGCGCGCGCATGTGGTCCCTGATCGCCGCCGTCCAGGTGCTCCTGCCGGGGCTCCTGCTGATCACGGTGGTCTGGTACGGCGTCCGTCTCGCCCGCGAGGGCCGGATCGGCGTCGGCGAACTGGTCACCGTGTACAGCTCGGTGATGGTGCTCACCTACCCGCTGCGGCACTTCGAGGAGATCGCGATGGCGTACTCCTTCTCCCGCCCCTCGGCCAAGCGGGCCGCGCGGGTGCTGTCGCTGGCCCGGGCCACGGACACCGGGGGGTCGCGCGCCGCGGAGACACCGGCCGGGGACCTGTACGACCCGGCGACCGGTCTGCTCGCCCCCGCCGGCCGGTTCACCGCCGTCGTGTGCGGCGACCCCGACGCGGCGGGACGGCTGGCCGAACGGCTCGGCGGGCACGCGGCGGACAAGGGCACCTCGGCGCTGCTCGGCGGGGTGCCGCTCGACGAACTGCCGCTGGACTCCGCCCGCCGGGCCGTCCTGGTGCAGGACAAGGATCCGGTGCTGCTCTCCGGCACCCTGCGGGAACTCCTCGACGTGCCCGCGTCCGGCGCGGTCGCTCCGCGCGACGCGCTGGAGGCCGCGCAGTGCGGGGACGTGCTGGCGGCACTGGTGCAGGGATCGCTCGGCGCCGACGACCCGATGGACGCCCGGATCACCGAACGCGGACGGTCCCTGTCCGGCGGACAGCGCCAGCGGCTCGCGCTGGCCCGGTCGCTGGTCACGGACCCGGAGGTGCTCGTCCTGGACGAGCCGACCTCGGCCGTCGACTCGCACACCGAGGCGCGGATCGCCCAGGGGGTGCGCGCCCTGCGGACGCGTCGCACCACCGTGGTGTTCACCTCGTCCCCGCTCCTGCTGGACCGCGCTGAACACGTGGTGTTCCTGCACGACGGCACCGTCGCGGCGGCCGGCGGCCATCGCGAACTGCTGCGCACCGAGCCCCGGTACCGGGCCGTGGTGACACGCGAGACCGAGGACGAGGCCGCGCTCGCCGGGGTTCCGGACACGGCGGGCGCCCCCCGCGAGGACGGCGTCCTGCACCGGCTGGACGGACTGGAAGAACTGCGAGAGATCGAGGAGACGGCATGA
- a CDS encoding ABC transporter ATP-binding protein produces MIGVAPPAYDPAAPTASGTLPVGAPATVRAYVAELLRRHRRAFVLLITVNTVAVLASMVGPALLGGLVERVQDPERELHMGLTATLFVVALTVQAVFVRQVRLRGAMLGERMLADLREDFLVRSVGLPPGVLERAGTGDLLSRITTDIDRLGNAMREAVPQLAIGVVWAVLLLGGLVVTAPELAPAVLLAVPLLVAGCRWYFRRAPSAYRSEAAGYAAVAASLAETVDAGRTVEAHRLGARRVALSDQRVREWTAWERYTLWLRSVLFPVVSVTHVIVLASVLMIGGVFVLRGWIGVGQLTTGALIAQMLVDPVGLILRWYDELQVAQVSLARLVGVRDIEPDAGDAALAPEGRRVHADEVHFGYLEGVDVLRKVSLDVAPGTRLALVGPSGAGKSTLGRLLAGIYAPRDGRVTLGGAELSRMTAERVRTHVALVNQEHHVFVGSLRDNLRLARTDAGDAELWAALGAVDADDWARALGEGLDTEVGSGGFPLTPAQAQQIALARLVLADPHTLVLDEATSLLDPRAARHLERSLARVLDGRTVVAIAHRLHTAHDADVIAVVEDGRISELGSHDELVAADGAYAALWRSWHG; encoded by the coding sequence ATGATCGGCGTGGCGCCACCGGCCTACGACCCGGCGGCACCGACCGCGTCCGGCACGCTGCCCGTGGGAGCCCCCGCGACGGTCCGCGCCTACGTGGCGGAGCTGCTGCGCAGACACCGCCGGGCCTTCGTGCTGCTGATCACCGTGAACACGGTCGCCGTGCTCGCGTCGATGGTGGGCCCCGCTCTGCTGGGCGGACTGGTGGAACGGGTCCAGGACCCGGAGCGGGAGCTGCACATGGGGCTCACCGCCACGCTGTTCGTGGTCGCCCTGACCGTCCAGGCGGTGTTCGTCCGGCAGGTCCGGCTGCGCGGGGCGATGCTCGGCGAGCGGATGCTGGCCGATCTGCGCGAGGACTTCCTGGTGCGGTCGGTCGGGCTGCCGCCGGGCGTGCTGGAGCGTGCGGGCACGGGTGATCTGCTGTCGCGGATCACCACCGACATCGACCGGCTCGGCAACGCCATGCGCGAGGCCGTGCCGCAGCTGGCCATCGGCGTGGTGTGGGCGGTGCTGCTGCTGGGCGGACTCGTGGTGACGGCGCCCGAACTGGCTCCGGCGGTGCTGCTCGCCGTGCCGCTGCTGGTGGCGGGCTGCCGCTGGTACTTCCGGCGGGCGCCGTCCGCCTACCGCTCGGAGGCCGCCGGGTACGCCGCCGTCGCGGCCTCGCTCGCCGAGACCGTGGACGCGGGACGGACCGTGGAGGCGCACCGCCTGGGCGCGCGCCGGGTGGCCCTGTCGGACCAGCGGGTCAGGGAGTGGACGGCCTGGGAGCGCTACACGCTCTGGCTCCGGTCGGTGCTCTTCCCCGTCGTCAGCGTCACGCACGTCATCGTGCTCGCCTCGGTGCTGATGATCGGCGGGGTGTTCGTCCTGCGGGGCTGGATCGGTGTCGGCCAGCTGACCACCGGCGCGCTGATCGCGCAGATGCTCGTCGACCCGGTGGGGCTGATCCTGCGGTGGTACGACGAACTGCAGGTGGCGCAGGTGTCGCTGGCCCGGCTGGTCGGAGTCCGGGACATCGAGCCGGACGCCGGTGACGCCGCGCTGGCCCCCGAGGGCCGCCGGGTGCACGCGGACGAGGTGCACTTCGGCTACCTGGAGGGGGTGGACGTGCTGCGCAAGGTGTCCCTCGATGTCGCCCCGGGGACCAGGCTGGCGCTGGTCGGCCCCTCGGGCGCGGGCAAGTCGACCCTGGGCCGGCTGCTCGCCGGGATCTACGCGCCCCGGGACGGGCGGGTCACCCTGGGCGGCGCCGAACTGTCCCGGATGACCGCCGAGCGGGTGCGCACGCATGTGGCCCTGGTCAACCAGGAGCACCACGTCTTCGTGGGCTCCCTTCGCGACAATCTGCGGCTCGCCAGGACGGACGCCGGGGACGCCGAGCTGTGGGCGGCGCTCGGGGCGGTCGACGCCGACGACTGGGCGCGTGCGCTCGGCGAGGGGCTGGACACCGAGGTCGGTTCCGGCGGGTTCCCGCTCACCCCGGCCCAGGCGCAGCAGATCGCGCTGGCCCGGCTGGTGCTGGCCGACCCGCACACGCTGGTCCTGGACGAGGCGACCTCGCTGCTCGACCCGCGCGCGGCGCGTCACCTGGAACGCTCCCTGGCCCGGGTGCTGGACGGCCGGACGGTCGTCGCCATCGCGCACCGTCTGCACACCGCCCACGACGCGGACGTCATCGCCGTGGTGGAGGACGGCCGCATCAGCGAACTGGGCAGCCACGACGAGCTGGTCGCGGCGGACGGGGCGTACGCGGCGCTGTGGCGGTCCTGGCACGGGTGA
- a CDS encoding DUF5709 domain-containing protein produces MNSADGWGDDVYQPDGSEVQDDAGLLDAEDTLENDGVADPLDRGYSPPERPWAVEHYGVTAAERHEGETLDQRLAEELPDPAASDGDGIGDSSGTDGELLDNEVGAARSGRLVAPDEGAHEDEEEALVAMDVGIDGAAASAEEAAVHVVDEDNLPG; encoded by the coding sequence GTGAACAGCGCCGACGGTTGGGGAGACGATGTCTACCAGCCCGACGGGTCCGAGGTTCAGGACGACGCCGGACTGCTCGACGCCGAGGACACCCTGGAGAACGACGGCGTCGCCGACCCCCTGGACCGGGGCTATTCCCCTCCGGAGCGGCCCTGGGCCGTGGAGCACTACGGCGTGACGGCGGCGGAGCGCCACGAGGGCGAGACGCTGGACCAGCGGCTCGCCGAGGAGCTGCCCGATCCGGCCGCCTCCGACGGCGACGGCATCGGTGATTCCTCCGGCACCGACGGGGAACTCCTGGACAACGAGGTCGGCGCCGCCCGCTCCGGACGGCTGGTGGCCCCCGACGAAGGAGCGCACGAGGACGAGGAGGAGGCCCTGGTCGCCATGGACGTCGGCATCGACGGCGCGGCCGCCTCCGCCGAGGAGGCCGCCGTGCACGTCGTCGACGAGGACAACCTGCCCGGCTGA
- a CDS encoding ABC transporter ATP-binding protein has translation MHPDHVPDWTPPAGAEEQPRQVRRILRLFRPYRGRLAVVGLLVGAASLVSVATPFLLKAILDVAIPEGRTGLLSLLALGMILSAVLTSVFGVLQTLISTTVGQRVMHDLRTAVYGRLQRMSLAFFTRTRTGEVQSRIANDIGGMQATVTSTATSLVSNLTSVVATVVAMLALDWRLTIVSLVLLPVFVWISRRVGNERKRITTQRQKQMAAMAATVTESLSVSGILLGRTMGRSDSLTGAFSEESERLVDLEVRSNMAGRWRMAVITIVMAAMPAIIYWTAGIALGTGGSAVSIGTVVAFVSLQQGLFRPAVSLLSTGVQIQTSLALFQRIFEYLDLPIDITEREDPVRLGRVKGEVRFEDVTFGYDGKGGPVLDGIDITVPPGGSLAVVGPTGAGKSTLGHLVPRLYDVTGGRVTLDGTDVRDLDFGTLARAVGVVSQETYLFHASVADNLRFAKPDATDEELHAAARAAQIHDHIAALPDGYDTVVGERGHRFSGGEKQRLAIARTILRDPPVLVLDEATSALDTRTEAAVQKAIDALSANRTTITIAHRLSTVRGADQIVVLDSGRAVERGTHEELLERGGRYAALVRRDAQLEPTR, from the coding sequence ATGCATCCCGACCACGTACCCGACTGGACCCCGCCTGCCGGCGCCGAGGAGCAGCCCCGGCAGGTGCGGCGCATCCTGAGGCTCTTCCGTCCCTACCGGGGGCGTCTCGCGGTCGTCGGCCTGCTGGTCGGCGCCGCGTCGCTGGTCTCCGTCGCCACCCCGTTCCTGCTGAAGGCGATCCTCGACGTCGCGATCCCCGAGGGCCGCACCGGGCTGCTCAGCCTGCTGGCGCTCGGCATGATCCTCAGCGCGGTGCTCACCAGCGTGTTCGGCGTGCTGCAGACCCTGATCTCGACCACCGTCGGCCAGCGCGTCATGCACGACCTGCGCACCGCCGTCTACGGCCGCCTGCAGCGCATGTCGCTCGCCTTCTTCACCCGCACCCGCACCGGCGAGGTCCAGTCCCGCATCGCCAACGACATCGGCGGCATGCAGGCCACCGTGACCTCCACGGCGACCTCCCTGGTCTCCAACCTCACCAGTGTGGTCGCCACCGTCGTCGCGATGCTCGCCCTCGACTGGCGGCTGACGATCGTGTCGCTGGTGCTGCTCCCGGTGTTCGTCTGGATCAGCCGCCGGGTCGGCAACGAGCGCAAGAGGATCACCACCCAGCGCCAGAAGCAGATGGCCGCGATGGCCGCGACGGTCACCGAGTCGCTCTCGGTCAGCGGCATCCTGCTGGGCCGCACGATGGGCCGCTCCGACTCCCTGACCGGCGCCTTCTCAGAGGAGTCCGAGCGTCTGGTCGACCTCGAAGTGCGGTCGAACATGGCCGGCCGCTGGCGCATGGCCGTCATCACGATCGTGATGGCCGCCATGCCGGCGATCATCTACTGGACGGCCGGCATCGCCCTGGGGACGGGCGGCTCTGCGGTCTCCATCGGCACCGTCGTCGCGTTCGTCTCGCTCCAGCAGGGCCTGTTCCGCCCGGCCGTCAGCCTGCTGTCCACGGGCGTCCAGATCCAGACCTCGCTCGCCCTCTTCCAGCGGATCTTCGAGTACCTCGACCTCCCGATCGACATCACCGAGCGCGAGGACCCGGTGCGCCTCGGCCGCGTGAAGGGCGAGGTCCGCTTCGAGGACGTCACCTTCGGCTACGACGGCAAGGGCGGCCCCGTTCTCGACGGCATCGACATCACCGTCCCGCCGGGCGGCAGCCTCGCCGTCGTCGGGCCGACCGGCGCCGGCAAGTCCACCCTAGGCCACCTGGTGCCGCGGCTCTACGACGTCACGGGCGGCCGGGTCACCCTCGACGGGACCGACGTCCGCGACCTCGACTTCGGCACGCTGGCCCGCGCGGTGGGCGTCGTCTCCCAGGAGACCTACCTCTTCCACGCCTCGGTCGCGGACAATTTGCGCTTCGCCAAGCCCGACGCCACCGACGAGGAACTGCACGCGGCGGCGCGGGCCGCCCAGATCCACGACCACATCGCCGCCCTGCCGGACGGGTACGACACGGTGGTCGGCGAGCGCGGACACCGCTTCTCCGGCGGCGAGAAGCAGCGCCTGGCGATCGCCCGCACCATCCTGCGTGACCCGCCGGTCCTGGTGCTCGACGAGGCCACCAGCGCCCTGGACACCCGTACCGAGGCCGCCGTCCAGAAGGCCATCGACGCCCTGTCCGCCAACCGCACCACGATCACCATCGCCCACCGGCTGTCCACCGTCCGGGGCGCGGACCAGATCGTGGTGCTCGACTCCGGCCGCGCGGTCGAACGCGGCACCCACGAGGAACTGCTGGAGCGGGGCGGACGCTATGCGGCCCTCGTCCGCCGGGACGCCCAACTCGAGCCGACAAGATGA